Genomic window (Fluviispira vulneris):
TCGGATCCATCAAAATGTATTATTTTATTTTCGGATTCTATAACTGTAGCAATATTTACCGGCCGACTCCAAACTTTATGAATATTTTTCAGTGTTTCTACTGCCCAATCAATTTTAAGATCTTTTCCTTGATGGCGATGCCTTAAAAGAAGTTCACCTCTATTGCGAAAGTTCCCATCCACAACATCAATCAATGGGTGGCCAAAATTCGTCATAGCGTCGAGCAGTTCTCTTTTTATCGTTTTAAAATCTCGGTCATGAATAATGGCTTGACCCGAACGTCTATCTTGCACCCATGTGAATAGTTTGGCTTCTTCACAAAAATCTTCATCTAAAAATTCATCAATAAAAGTGATGTCATTGTGAAATTTCCGCACTTCAAATATCTTTTGCATTCCTTTATTTGTATTTTTATTCCAATTTTTTCGCACAAGTGGGTCATCGCACAAAGTATAATCTAAACCAAATTGACCTTTGTCCCATCTTTTTTCGATATGTCGCATAAGTTCTACCCCAAGTTTATAAGGGTTTAACCTTTGCCCAGACATTTGCACAACTCCAGCATAATGATCGCAATAATCTATGACTTCAGAATCTTTCAGAACAAGTTGGGTCAGTATTTTTGAGTGCCAATAGACAGCCCAACCTTCATTCATGATTTTCGTTTGACCTTGTGGAGCAAAATAATATGCTTCTTCTCTTACAATAGCAAGAACATCTCTTTGCCATGCACTTAATGGAGCATATTCGAGGAGAAATTTAAGAACGTCTCGCACAGGACTTTCAGGAAATTTTTTTTCTTTTTCTTTTTCTAAAATTACTTTTGCCTGCTGTTCCTTTAAATAACTTTCAGGATTAATATAACCTTCCATATATCCACGCAATGATGGCAATTTAGGAACTGGAAGTTTATCTGGAGAAATCAAACTCTCATCATAATTGTCTTTATCTTTCGGTTTATACTCTCTACGAATATGAGGGCCATGTTGATCAATTAAATTTTCGAGAGATAAGCAAATATCTATAAAACTTTCTACTTCATCATGACCAACTTCTTCTATATAACGTCTAACACGACTTCCATGATTCGCCATTTCATCAAGAGTTTTTCTGTTTGTATGAGCAAAACAATAATTATTTTTAAAAAAATCACAATGTCCATAAACATGCGCAATCACGGTTTTCTGATCGACTAAGGAATTGCTTCTCAATAAATAAGCATAACAAGGGTCGTTGTTAATAACCATTTCATAGATAAGGGAAAGTCCATATTCGTAGCTTTTCGCAATTCGCTCGTATTCCATCCCAAAACGCCAATGAGGATAGCGAGTGGGAAAGCCTCCGTACGCAGCAATTTCACTCATTTGTTGATAATCGACCATTTCAAATATTGTCGGGAAAAAATCGAGGCCTAGGTTTTTTGCGTGACTTTCTATTTCTAATACAATATCTTTCAGTTCTGGGGTCAGATCACTTGTTAATCTAGGATCCATAACCATATTTATTTACCCCTTCCTAAAAAAGCTCTCAAAGCATTC
Coding sequences:
- a CDS encoding SpoVR family protein, with amino-acid sequence MDPRLTSDLTPELKDIVLEIESHAKNLGLDFFPTIFEMVDYQQMSEIAAYGGFPTRYPHWRFGMEYERIAKSYEYGLSLIYEMVINNDPCYAYLLRSNSLVDQKTVIAHVYGHCDFFKNNYCFAHTNRKTLDEMANHGSRVRRYIEEVGHDEVESFIDICLSLENLIDQHGPHIRREYKPKDKDNYDESLISPDKLPVPKLPSLRGYMEGYINPESYLKEQQAKVILEKEKEKKFPESPVRDVLKFLLEYAPLSAWQRDVLAIVREEAYYFAPQGQTKIMNEGWAVYWHSKILTQLVLKDSEVIDYCDHYAGVVQMSGQRLNPYKLGVELMRHIEKRWDKGQFGLDYTLCDDPLVRKNWNKNTNKGMQKIFEVRKFHNDITFIDEFLDEDFCEEAKLFTWVQDRRSGQAIIHDRDFKTIKRELLDAMTNFGHPLIDVVDGNFRNRGELLLRHRHQGKDLKIDWAVETLKNIHKVWSRPVNIATVIESENKIIHFDGSEPRIEKGIQFEH